The DNA segment AGAAAACTCCAGCTTTGACTTCTTGCCATAGTCGACGGACAAACGTTCCATCAGTAAAGATGTGAAACCAGAACCTGTACCACCACCAAACGAGTGAAAGAGGAGAAAACCTTGAAGACCTGTGCACTGGTCTGCCAGCTTGCGGATGCGATCCAGCACATGATCAATAATTTCCTTTCCTACGATGTAGAGCCAAATTAGACTTATTTTGGCATTATGTTTACATTTATGTTTGCGTGCTACCAACATTACATACCAAGCCACTTACCAACAGTGTAATGACCACGTGCGTAGTTGTTGGCTGCATCTTCCTTTCCGGTGATCAGTTGTTCCGGATGGAAGAGTTGGCGATAAGTTCCAGTTCGAATTTCGTCTAAAACAAAAGGCAAAAGTGAGTTTAAAGTCCACCAGTTGACGAGGTAATAAATAAACGACAAAGTTATAGACTTTGTTACCGACTACAGTTGGCTCCAAGTCAACAAAAACTGCTCTTGGCACGTGCTTTCCAGAGCCAGTCTCGCTGAAGAAAGTGTTAAACGAGTCATCCCCTGGACCAACGCTCTTATCACTTGGCATTTGACCATCTGGTTGAATGCCATGCTCAAGGCAATACAGTTCCCAGCAGGAATTACCAATTTGCACACCGGCTTGACCAACGTGGACTGAGATACATTCACGCTGTATACAAGGTATTTGCTTTAAATATAGATTGTTATTTTGGTTACGTATACGATATATTCGTATGGCTTACGTATACATCTTAACTTACCATTGTTTATTCAAcgcaaactttttattatgCTGAAGCACAATTCAAACTTATCAACCGTGCAAGTAAACAGAAATTACTTAATGCTTCTTGGCAATCTCTTATAGAAACTTTTTAACTACACTTTAACAACTCGGCGTTGATTAAGAGAGAAATCCAAAAAAATGCGGCGCACCAATTAAAATTCCAACCTTCTGAAGCCTGGAAAATTTCAAACTGTGCACTCTGTGGCCACTTCCATATTGCTTACTACTCCAGTATGataatataactttttgcacttTGAGGCACTCATGAAAGTCATGATAGCGTAGTAACAAAATATCGACGTACCGGGAGATACAGTCTTAATGACACTTCTAACGTATATGACAACCCAGCAATGAAGCCAACACCCATCGCGGAGAAGGCCAACCTGTAGCTGAACCTCCAAATGGAAGTTGCCAAGAAAAATGTCTGAGGACGTGCCTTACTTataatttgtttgtaaataaacACTCTGCATCCAACTTTTATGTTTTAGGTATACTGTAGTTGTAAAGGCTGTGACAAATACTATGTTTTATGCAGGGGTATAtaggtataggcctatagtgtACAACTACATAAATAGCAGAGTTGCATTTTGGATCAAACTTATAAActgttcaataaaattttgataaatatcaATATGACACATAACTTTGACAGAGGGTCAATAGGTCTGTAACTATGTGAGCTTCcagaacaaaatttaatttgagaATATAAGCGGTTAGTGCTTGATCAAACTCGAGTGACTAATGTTCAGTTATTTAAATGTGAGATGTTGATGTTTATATAAAGAAAGATACCCACGCATACTTACATAAGAAACCTATGCCATTAACCTGGTGATGGCAATGACTCTATTTTTTTAAGATAGCACCGATGTAGAAACATGATTATTATGTAATGGGCCATTTATTTTCTGGTTATTTCATTATGCATCTCTTTTTAgagtaaattttaaagtatatGCCCTGTAGGTTATTAATTTTCTAATTGCGGATCTAGTTGCTCCATTTTTATTTAGGCTACTGCATATTTCTATCGGTGTGATGATATAGAAATATTTCTACCATATTTCATGCTTTTTCTATTTCCACCAGAATTCAGTTCAAAATGCAAAGCTTGTCCAAAACTGTTGGTGTAaccattaaacaaaaataaaaagtacgAGTGATCGAGTTTTTTTTTCCAATGAAAAAGACAAAATATCATATTAATATTCGCATGACTTCAAATCAGTCGCTTACTTTCCTTTTGGTTATAAAAGGTTTAAATGATACAAAGTCGAAAACATTAGTTACCGCAAATCTCAGTATCACAACAGACTCCaaagttataaatttatttaattaaatacGCTTATTGAAATTGATATGGCAATGAATTGAGTGTTTACgttcaaataaaaatggcctGCGTATACGATTACATCGTCTGCCAAAAGTTTCGAAATCCACATCAACATGAACGTAAATCAATGAAGTGCCACATAGTTGCAGGGATATTGGGAAAATTTCTTTATAGCCGGATGCGTTTTCTAAACTAACAAGACAACACAACGATTCcagcattttttgttttgacaaaTATGATATGTTTGGGGCCAAAGCGAAAGCTAACATAACACAACTTAGGGATAACATATACAGTACTCATATACGAGGCCTATACCACACATGGTTACGAGTGATGCACATAACGTTTAAGAGAAGGCGCAAACGTACAAGCCACACAAAgacaaagaaattttatacaatgataTCACAGGTCGACAAGTAGAAATTCCAGATCCTAGTATTCATCCTCTTCATCCCCCTGATCACCGTCCGCTGAATCGATGCCAACCTCCTCGTAGTCTTTCTCAAGAGCAGCAAGATCTTCGCGGGCCTCGGAAAATTCACCTTCCTCCATTCCCTCGCCGACGTACCTACGTgacaaaacaagtttaattGTAGAAACAGTATACTTGTTCACTAACTTTGGTTGTACATCTGTTGCTTACCAATGGACGAAAGCACGTTTGGCGTACATCAAGTCGAATTTATGATCTAAGCGGGCCCAGGCCTCAGCAATGGCAGTGGTGTTACTTAACATGCAGACCGCACGTTGTACCTTGGCGAGGTCACCACCGGGGACAACAGTAGGTGGTTGGTAATTAATACCGACCTTAAATCCAGTTGGGCACCAGTCGACGAACTGTCGAAAACAGTTATGTTTTGTAGAAAACGTACAGGAAGGAAAAGCAACGACAAATGCAAACCAACCTGAATGGAACGCTTCGTCTTGATATTAGCAATGGCAGCGTTGACGTCCTTGGGTACAACGTCACCACGATATAACATACAACAGGCCATGTACTTGCCATGACGTGGGTCGCATTTTACCATCTGGTTGGCCGGCTCGAAGCAAGCGTTGGTGATCTCGGAAACCGAAAGCTGCTCATGGTAAGCCTTCTCCGCAGAAATCACCGGAGCGTAGGTGACCAGTGGAAAATGGATCCTCGGATACGGCACCAAGTTGGTCTGGAATTCAGTCAAGTCGACGTTTAAAGCACCGTCGAAACGCAGGGAAGCTGTAATGGACGAGACAATCTGGCTGATAAGGCGGTTCAAGTTGGTGTAGCTAGGCCGATCAACATCCAAGTTACGACGGCAAATATCGTAGATGGCCTCGTTGTCTACCATAAAAGCACAATCCGAATGCTCTAAGGTTGTGTGTGTTGTCAAAATGGAGTTGTAAGGCTCTACCACTGCAGTGGAAACCTAGAAGAAGTTATCAAATTAGCCGAGGTAATTGACTTTGAAGTGTGTGTAATGGCTCCTTTAAAAAACTGTTACCTGTGGGGCCGGATAAATAGAAAACTCCAGCTTTGACTTCTTGCCATAGTCGACGGACAAACGTTCCATCAGTAAAGATGTGAAACCAGAGCCTGTACCGCCCCCAAACGAGTGAAAGAGGAGAAAACCTTGAAGACCTGTGCACTGGTCTGCCAGCTTGCGGATGCGATCCAGCACATGATCAATAATTTCCTTTCCTACGATGTAGAGCCAAATTAGACTTATTTTGGGATTACGTTTACATTTATGTTTGCGTGCTACCAACATTACATACCAAGCCACTTACCAACAGTGTAATGACCACGTGCGTAGTTGTTGGCAGCATCTTCCTTTCCGGTGATCAGTTGTTCCGGATGGAAGAGTTGGCGATAAGTTCCAGTTCGAATTTCGTCTAAAACAAAAGGCAAAAGTGAGTTTAAAGTCCACCAGTTGACGAGGTAATAAATAAACGACAAAGTTATAGACTTTGTTACCGACTACAGTTGGCTCCAAGTCAACAAAAACTGCTCTTGGTACGTGCTTTCCAGAGCCAGTCTCGCTGAAGAAAGTGTTGAACGAGTCATCCCCTGGACCAACGCTCTTATCACTTGGCATTTGACCATCTGGTTGAATGCCATGCTCAAGGCAATACAGTTCCCAGCAGGAATTACCAATCTGCACACCGGCTTGACCAACGTGGACTGAAATACATTCACGCTGTATACAAGATATTTGCTTTAAATATAGACTGTTATTTTGGTTACGTATACGATATATTCGTATGGCTTACGTATACATCTTAACTTACCATTGTTTATTCAAcgcaaactttttattatgCTGAAGCACAATTCAAACTTATCAACCGTGCAAGTAAACAGAAATTACTTAATGCTTCTTGGCCATCTCTTATAGAAACTTTTTAACTACACTTTAACAACTCGGCGTTGATTAAGAGAGAATCTCAAAAAAAATGCGGCGCAccaattaaaatttcaacCTTCTGAAGACTGGAAAATTCCAAACTGTGTACTCTGTGGCCACTTCCATATTGCATACTACTCCTGTATGATGATATAACTTATTGCATTTTGAGGCACTCATGATAGCGTagtaaaatacaataaaaattgtcCACACGACAACACCTTGAACTTTAAGAAGTACTCTAGGTAATTCCGGcaatgaaatttgaaaaaccATCACAGTACCTTTACCTGTATTTCGGAACAAACCATAAAACTATACCGTATTTGTAGATGATTGttaatcaaaaatttaaatttgggCTATTATATGGTTAGGTAATGCATTggaaatattaattaaatgcAAATCAGTTCTAAGGATAGCACGTATAACGTCGTCACTAGGTTTGCCACAAAGAGATTAAAGCTGTATAAATGCGTAGCACCTtaataataattgctggttgaacaaaaacaatataaatatccaaattataaaacattaaaattttattaaaatttcaagaTATAAAGTACAAGTTAAAAGTGATACATAAACTTACACCTCAAACAACAATAGGTTTTACAAGTTTCAgacgtttttgtaatttttaacattgcTGTATATTGCGCGCAACCTCGGCCTTAGCCCACGCGAGACTTAATTCTAGAACTGATGGCGAGGGCTCTTGCCGactttaaataacttaattataaGTTTATAGTAAACGAAATACCACCCCTTTGCAAATCAGCTCCCATCTAAGCGATGCTTCATGATATACTTTCACCAAAACGTTTTCTTTCGAGAGCGATTTGAGAAATTTAACTGTGATTGGTGTAAACTAAAGGCTaagtattattatttttgttttggtgctaAGCAGCCCGGAGCCCAACGCAGTCGCTTCACTCGCATTAGCCTAAATCCAGCTCTGATTCCGCGTGTTTAGATAAATGgccataaaacaaaaaatataaactctCTCCATCCCTAAAGACGTTTGTCGAGTATTGTAGGTGATAATTTGACTTAATTTTCTAGTAGTAAATAAACGT comes from the Clavelina lepadiformis chromosome 5, kaClaLepa1.1, whole genome shotgun sequence genome and includes:
- the LOC143460100 gene encoding tubulin alpha chain-like, whose translation is MRECISVHVGQAGVQIGNSCWELYCLEHGIQPDGQMPSDKSVGPGDDSFNTFFSETGSGKHVPRAVFVDLEPTVVDEIRTGTYRQLFHPEQLITGKEDAANNYARGHYTVGKEIIDHVLDRIRKLADQCTGLQGFLLFHSFGGGTGSGFTSLLMERLSVDYGKKSKLEFSIYPAPQVSTAVVEPYNSILTTHTTLEHSDCAFMVDNEAIYDICRRNLDVDRPSYTNLNRLISQIVSSITASLRFDGALNVDLTEFQTNLVPYPRIHFPLVTYAPVISAEKAYHEQLSVSEITNACFEPANQMVKCDPRHGKYMACCMLYRGDVVPKDVNAAIANIKTKRSIQFVDWCPTGFKVGINYQPPTVVPGGDLAKVQRAVCMLSNTTAIAEAWARLDHKFDLMYAKRAFVHWYVGEGMEEGEFSEAREDLAALEKDYEEVGIDSADGDQGDEEDEY